tggagtctccattaaGGGAGGAATGGCCGGGTCTTCGCAGAGCACTTGAAAGAGGGagatctttttcttcttcaacgTCTTAGCAGTGTTATTCTCTTCGAGAGATCTGATTAACTCTCCAACTTCCGTAACAGTGCTTGGAATGCCAGATCCATCTCTTCCAGGCTCCTGCACTTTCTCCCGATTGCCctgccggtgcatactcctctgtctccttcatcATGCCCCGGTTCGctctttctcggtctgcttgtgatcTGAGCAAAACCATCGTTCACTTCTGCCGTCCTCtcgctgccctcatctctcgattcagctgcgatgactgtttcaatGGCTCTGTCTCTGTCGGAATCTgaatcagaaacaccacctttactcaAAGGTTATGGACGAACTCTCTTCCTCATTCGTTGGTCTGaagactggttgtgcgcttgaagcattactctcgactacaggtgccaaggcacccacacttataggaggggaggacaacatacTACGGTTTGATGCCACCGCCGCAGCTGTCCATATTGAGCCTACTCTTGAAAGACttcaaaatttttcgtaataggtgcCTATttcgagatacggatatattattttttccgctccactcaacggttacaATCGCTCCTATAACTTCGttagtggagcggcagatctaaagtagacttagaatggactccaatgaaccaatagctgcggtggtggtatcaggtcgTAACATGTTGTCGACTATTGGGACCTCGTCTGGTGAAGCGGCTGCGCCAgtcgacagacgactggtcagcggggtcttttgacgaagacaccctGTTCGAGTCTAATGGTCGAGGCCGAACTTATTTTATATTCGCATGTCTATAGTTTGCCGGCAAACCAATACCCTACTTAAGTGTTTGGAATAAAAAAAGGCGAATCGCTCTAAGATTTATCCAGAGGCTTGGTGCGATTGATACtaaaactctcaccgataaggagagaggctcctttaattgggctcggagattcgctgcacaggctaccccaaaagcTACTAGATTCGGAAACAGGAGTGCATCCCATTCCCAAAAGAACTGAGGCAAACAATAATAATATGGAAGGTTTTCATGGGCTTTATGGTCATGTTTTTGTAGTGAATAAAACTAAtttaattcattattttttccAACGTTTCGTCAGTTTTTTTCCGACTTTTTTATGGGGTGGTTATTTGACTCGGTTGCAATAgcttaaagtgaaaattcgtTCTGTGATACTAGATTTAGGTTTTTTGACAATTAATTAATTATGTAGGCTGTTATCGGGGACGATACAAATAaattgctttcggggatcaacgctaaGTTGAGATGTTTCGTTGCGTCCTAAGAAAGATTGacgagatctggccaggcgcagcactggatATAGTCAAGAcgaaagatattccttctcgccCAATGGCACACGCTTGGTACCAAAGATTCCCTCAGaccctgaatccatacttgggagactTAGGGACTGTAATcaaaatctttcaaccaccgactggaagattggatgaggctgacggCGACCGGACACAtgtagtattcgtactaaactcaaGCTGTCACGCAGACTGAACAGTTGTTGctaaacacttgcctgaggaactatcgaccacatctctaaagtctggcggatagCAGGATGCCCAAGGAAATCCATCATGTCAAGAACTAATATATCTTGTGAGGAGGAACTTCTGGCGGACTCAAAAGACggggctaacgcaacagttTTGGAatttctgaatcctgactatgatccggtttctgcagctaaatctccaccattttaAGATCGCTTTGGCGGCACTAAACATCCTTCTGATGGCAAGGGGTTTTGACGTGGTGTGTAGTGACTGAGTCCTCctgatttaaactactcaagtgAACGGGGAATAGGAGACACAGATCCCATATTCTTGCCAAACATAACGTTTTTCTTCTCCTTCTATCGCCAAACAGAAAAAATTAGAAActaggttcaattaagaaatgtgtacattcaattaaacattttgatgaaatcggtcctataaagaaatttgtaaatCTTTCATCACGAGGAATTGTATTatggaatttgtattattgattaggtgatttttggggtgtactctgaaaaacttgaactggtcatatcgaaaaggttgcccgaccactgtagtgtgtatcaagcggagatccttgcaattgaaGAAgttttggaatggctaagatttaatgtcataaatattttttcggACAGACCgccatcgactgtcgcagatttttCAACACGACGGCtgcacagttcaaaattcacctgttgagtgccgggccacaaagatatcccaggtgattgttgttgttgttgttgttgtagcagtgtgttatacactgaggcggcagcccttgccgatgaagaactccatcgggtcaatccggtacgtacaaccggctgccatgggattgtgatTGTAGAGCGGACCAGGTGATTgtagagcggacgagcttgcgagactatgaaCTACCAGGGGAACTGGATTCTGTGGGtacgcctctagcgacatgtaagctaagtcttcaggccAGAAGAGCAACGGATGGTAGATGGTTACAAAAGGGGGGTTATGGGCATttcaaaattatgtagcctggtgtagacttgaagaggtctaccgccttGCTATCTCTGTATAGAATGGACGttacagtcattgtgtccgtcatgatagatcactgtctgatcggaataCATGCTGAAAGACTGATGGTTGCCTATAAGGACTTTTGTCGAGGACTGGCCGagctgcgaggacgtcgagaaatagagactatagaacatctgctgtgtgtgtgtcccgctcgggctgtcagaaggagttccactttaggttctcatttctgtcAGAACTTGtcggatttagcggatgtgatctGGGTAGTTCAGCTCTAGGAACGAGAAGagatcttccttctcctgttcctgtggtattacaatgaacgaaaacgtctaaatgagtctgatggcagactgccatttaaacctaaatAACCTATCAAACTTATTTTACCACAAAACTCGTgacatttatgcaaagacaTTGTATGTATGTACAGTTAGTTTGTTACATTTAGATTACGAATCCATTTTTGTGTGCTAAAAAATCAACTGGTGATGTGCAATCCTTAAAACTGTTTAATAAAGTGTCGTTTTTcgcatttattttaatattttcaaatactTCTTTTATTTGAGATGAGATTTGCAACGAATTTGCAATATTGTTAATAGGGTAAGTGTACCAGTAGTCGGCAGTTTAaggattttgactttttcaaTCTATGCTCCTTCCGTGTACAAATGctcaatttaatcgaaatttggtttttacgaaattcgaaaatttattttgtttcagatatattaaagttaaaaaaaaaatgtgattttAACCAGTAATCGGCACCAGTTCGGCATGACATGTTGGCATATAGTATTTGGCATGtcggcatatattgggttgcccaaaaagtaattgcggatttttcatatagtcggcgttaacaaattttttcacagcttgtgactctgtaattgcattctttcttctgtcagttatcagctgttatatatagtatatttgattaaagttcattataagttttattaaaaatgcatttactttcttttaaaaaatccgcaaatactttttgggcaacccaatagtattttggtgaagaaaatattaattattaaagaaaattactgacgcatttattttaaaaaaggttTTATTTTATCAACTCAAGCACTTAACgcgaaaaattataacaaaactaaAGATAACTTTTTAATAACGAAATTTACATCTTCTCCTTCTCCATATGTCCAACAGAGGGAGAAAGTCAAaagtattttaattaaaacactCTTTGCCATCCAAAGTTGGACAAATTTGCAGGCCATAGGCCAGATTTAAGATTTTCTTCTCCTCCATATGTCCAACAGTGAGAAAAGCCAAaagtattttaattaaaaatctctTTCATCCAAAATTGGGCAAATTTTTCGGCCTTTGGCCggaattaagattttcctctTCTCCATATGTCCAACAGTGGGAAAAAGTCAAAAGTATTTTAATTAACACTCTCTTTTCCACCCAGATGtcaaatttgtaaaaatcggatGGAAAACCCTAGAGTTATTCAATAGTTTTAACTAACCCTTTCGAATAGAATTGGAATCAGCTCGCCAAGCTGTACAATATATGTCATTTTCAGAGGAATCGGTGAGGGATCAGTAACTGCACTTGGACCATAATTTGTTTCTAATCGACTTAATCAGTACATGCATGATGGAGGTCGTCATTTACCCGATGTCATTTTCAAGACTgcattaaaaattgagatattgtattctcaaaaaaaaaagaattaaaacaatAGCAGAAGTACTTTGGTTTTTATTGACCTTTCCAATAAGTATGTTTCTTGCCGCAGCCTGTACATTGGAAATggattctgttgttgttgtagccacatttctgTATgtagaggtagcgatcctcgtcaagccacaaggtgagcaagctcgtttcggtccatgGGAACGAACGCCGCGGCAGCGTCATGGCCAATGGTTATTTACAGGCGCTATTACTCGCCTCGGTATTTAGGCCGCTTGCCTTCTGAGTCTGAGACTCTCAACTCTATatctgattgtccgcgactttgCTCACGTTAGGACCTTGACGAGGATCGATACGTTCGcatgcaaatatgtggctactactacaacaaaacaaaaaacagtcgTTCACATGCAGCATTCTATCTTTCTGAAGTTGAAATTGCTAGCCCTCAATTGGTAAATTCTTCAAGTTCTCTGTGGTTCATATCATAGCGACTCGACTTAAAAAGAAGTTTTACACAGCTTGTGCGCCACACAAATGTCGTCACCATTCGTGAAGGTTATTGATGTTGCCCAGGAATAATCCTGGATCTATCCCGGTGCGATAGCTAAACCGTGTGTATAAATACAGCTGAATTttttaatgttctcgccaggatttgctTGCCATTGCGCTACGAATTAGCGAACCTAAAATGTTGTTACTTTACTTTAGAATGTAAGTTTTTCCATTAATTGCTAATGACGGTATcggttttctttatttttgttttttattcataaTACAAATGATATTTGTGTTGTAATTTCATACATTAATACAGTTTTTAGGACATTATAGATGAAAGAAAACTTATTTCATGTCAAGTATATGAGAATTGGGTACTTTCTGTATGAACGTATAATGgtcttaattaaataatttgtttgATGTCCTTCATGCGCTGTTTTTAATACAAAGTTtagaatataagaaaaatgttaatgTATCAGAAAAACTCCAGTTTTTAGATGCTAGATGTCCATTTTCAAAGTTCACACAAACTTTTATTTCTTTCTTAAGCATATACCAGTAGCCACATTTACCAACATAAGGCCAAATGTATTGCGGTGCCAGTTGCTCAAAACAAATTGCTTGCAaagcaatatcaaaatattaaatttttgtcagaagacttccaataaaaacaaatttaagtgAATAAATCAACGGTTTAATTATTTGTATTATAGAGACGAGAACATGCTTTTGGACAATTTAAGgatgtttgtttttatatgatGCAGATGTACATAAAAGGGGAAGAGGGAAGTATTTTGACGCATATATTTATCTTCGTAGTAAGTTTATTTTTTACGCTTATCGGCTGGCTTCAGGATCTGGAAGGAGCACATCAGAGTGTCGTCAACTGACATCATGGCGCCTGCATTGTCAAACTCTCCACAATAATTGGGTGCAGAGAATAAAGTCACCAATTGTCGTTTGGCAAAGAACTCATAACCGTCTTCAACCACTTGATGAGCGCGACAGATCAGATCGAATTCGTGTTTctgtaaaaatttgccaacaaCTTCTGCGCCAAATGTAAAGCTAACACCGCGATCATTTTctccccatcccatggtgtcCTTATCGGGATCAGACCACAACAAATCACACAAAAGGCCTTGATCGGGAACATCGGTAGGGCGCATAATTCTTCGTATTTGCTCCATAGATGAGAGGTCGGGGCTTAAACCGCCGTGgcaacagaatattttttcatCGACAATTGCTGCTACTGGTAAACAGTTGAAGCAATCGGTAAAAGTTTTCCACAATTTAATTGTATATCGACGTTTGCATTCGTCATAGAAGCCATAAATACGATTAATGCTGGCACATTCATGATTACCACgcaacaaaaagaaattttcagaaTACTTTATCTTGTAGGCCAAGAGCAAGCATATAGTTTCCAAAGATTGTTTGCCACGATCAACATAATCACCCAAAAATAGATAATTTGATTCGGGTGGAAATCCTCCATATTCGAATAAACGCAGCAGATCATAGTATTGGCCATGAATATCGCCGCATATTTTTAGTGGGGCCTCCAACTCCAACAATATAGGTTGCGACAAAAATATTTCACGCGATTTAAGGCATAATCCGCGTATCTCACTCTCAGACAACTGAACATTTTTACCTGGCCTAGCCCCACGCACTTCCAAGAGTCGTGAAATGATGCTGTCAATATTTATTATGTCAaccatatttttcttttgttctcgGTGCTTTGCTGGTGTGgtgcctttttattttttatattttatcgaGCAGCGTTGGTCGTCGTCGTTCGTATGATGGTGTATAACTTGGTGGGTTCTTTTTCAACTGCTAATTTAGTTTCTCGCCATAAGACTACAGCTACTCTGTATTGTAGAAAAAATTGTGATATACACTATTTttatttgcacaattttttgtgtgtgcctcgttttttcttttttaatatttttgatagATTTTTTCGCTACCGAAGCGATAGGCGAATTCACGAACGAACACACAAGCACACAAGATATTTCTATCGAGTTATCGAGTACTACTCATTTTACACAAATTCCCTTTACACAAACAAAAGTAGTCAGTATTGTGACGTTACCAATCCAACCGAATTTTCATCAGgattaaaggctggtactatgttcgcttttcgccatatttttcacaaattaaagCCGGTACTATATTCTGGTTTCGCGTTtaaattccatataaaaaaacaaacggaaaaatttgcggaaatgtgttcgtttcgtcataacttgttttttcaccaagggaaaatttacatttcgggacgccCATTGAGAGCCCAACCACAGTCGCTGTGTAACAAGTCATTTTCGTACGCGAAATAAACGCcatcgccaaacttctaattgtaactgagtGTTCGTTAGTGTTTGTGATGTTGTTCACATGTATTTAGTCtgggtggaaaaaaataaagtgtttgtggatgcatatataagaaagtattttttaaatataaagaaattttttaaatataaaagatttttggaaagttgtgcttatttaagTTACAACAGTGAAATaactacaaaatctaattatttttacaaataaattctgcatttgtctcattttaagttgttttgtgtttcattatataTTAATTGCaaaggggtgggttttggttgaagtTACAAAAACTTACATGAATTTCAGTAcgacacacactcacatttgtgtgtacactTGCTCGTAAGCAGCCAATtaattgtttgaagtcatattattttttatatgcaaatggcaacattttgggcaaagaaacccaaaaaatcaaatgtggtaaccttgtcaaaccaccgaaagaacgattttcagaaaattttccgTAAAAAGAACGTAATATTTTTTAGATTTACTTTTGTGTTTACTGCTGTTATGATTCTTAAATTTGGATTATATGATGGCACGCGTCTAACAACTATAATCGCTGTTAGCTTCACTCAGGAAACTTGGGTCCATTGTGTCTCCCTAAAAAGATTGAAAAATCGCAGAAGAACCCAGATTAAATTTATGTCAGTAGAATGTCTGACATTAGAACTAAGAAGCCAACATGCATGAAAAAAACGGCGGCTAGGCGGGCTGGAAAGTCCATCTAATCTGCCATTTAAAGCTATAGTTGTCAAAAATGGCTAAAGgactatgtatgt
This Stomoxys calcitrans chromosome 2, idStoCalc2.1, whole genome shotgun sequence DNA region includes the following protein-coding sequences:
- the LOC106086872 gene encoding serine/threonine-protein phosphatase alpha-1 isoform; the encoded protein is MVDIINIDSIISRLLEVRGARPGKNVQLSESEIRGLCLKSREIFLSQPILLELEAPLKICGDIHGQYYDLLRLFEYGGFPPESNYLFLGDYVDRGKQSLETICLLLAYKIKYSENFFLLRGNHECASINRIYGFYDECKRRYTIKLWKTFTDCFNCLPVAAIVDEKIFCCHGGLSPDLSSMEQIRRIMRPTDVPDQGLLCDLLWSDPDKDTMGWGENDRGVSFTFGAEVVGKFLQKHEFDLICRAHQVVEDGYEFFAKRQLVTLFSAPNYCGEFDNAGAMMSVDDTLMCSFQILKPADKRKK